TGCCCTTGAGAACGCCACATAACCTTGGCCATAAACTGCTGGGAAAAATCCAAATCGCCACTGTAGAGTTGTTGCCACCCTCATGGGTAGCCCCTTCACTACTACTCCCTCCGACGATAGCGTTACTGCCTCtgggatccatcctaaagatataaccaaaatgaatttagaattcTAATATCCTAACATATTTTGCgcaattataacactaaaatGCTCACTTTAAATAAATTCCAAGTATCGGCCTAAATCTTCTCCCCTAATTTATGACATACTCTGCAAATTCCATATTCCCATTCTAGTTTCCAAGTTCCTGCCCTTCCGCTTGGAAACAAAATCGTCgatagattgccatgattttctgaacccctCGACTGATCCGGAAAAACACAAAAGTCCGTCAAGGAATTTATGCCTCCAGTCTTACgaagcaaaactcaaaattcctattctaccctTTCCTATCCTCGTCCTACTTGAACCCATACTCCAGTAAGATCATTTGACCCTGGAGTGCTAGTAAAATATATAAGTCTCTCTGATaccacagatatatatatatatatatatattgcaacccgccctaaccagggaattccgggtgcacctgtcattactaGAATTAAAACTATACAGCGAAAGATACTAAAACACCAAAACACTTTACCTGAGTTCTAATacttcccaaatacatacatacatacaactacTTGTCTATATTATACAACTTATCCAAACAAAAAAATGAAACCGTTGGTGACTCACCTGCTTTGTctatcatatatacatacatagatacatagatacatatatatatattgcaacccgccctaaccaaGGAATTTtgggtgcacctgtcattactaGAATTAAAACTATACAGCGGAAGATACTAAAACACCAAAACACTTAATTAGAGTTCTAAcagttcccaaatacatacatacatacaactacCTATCTATATTATACAACCCAttcaaacaaaaaaatgaaacCTTTGGTGACTCACCAGCTCTGTCTATCACCCCCAAAAGGCTAATCTCTGCCTCGTAGTATGCTAGACATGATTccttgaaggacttgaaaaatgatttgtataatggggtgagacacttctcagtaaaatggattatattattatcagtgtgtggctagcatgagttcccgtgtgattataaaacttccattatttcaTTGTATATAAAAATGACATTAAAATTGTACTGCACTATttatatctaaaaatacataattttagaATAATAAACTATCGGCTTaatatagcccatttatagtaaatttgcccatatatgtataaaagacaCAACCTGGATTGTTAAAGTAGCATCGTCACGCTATCACAAACTTATACGACATGCTTCCTCCCACAATGggttgtgtaacgacctgcttattttgccataattttttttcaataataacatttaatataataatctcgATATCCTGTTCaattgataaaacataatcaacctggaccaatgggtaccaaggatatacctgaaatacatctccgatacctaagcagcggaaaacataaaatcatatacatatcaaatcatccaaccaatacaatactagagttttattaaaactattatatacatatacacatcccaaaaagaccaaaaagtgccctagggtcacaacccaaaaatccatcagaccctagcataacgacttacccttctgacaggatAGAGCAGTCGACCTCTAACGttgtggagctctatccgctcttctatatggggctcctaaaatgtttatatagctgggatgagacacctctcagtaagggaaataaactaataacaatgtgtggcaacatgagtattttcgtgttatacatataatggTACTTAAATCATATTTGGCAAAattgtttgtatcatatctagataaaacataatttatcataacatggaatAATATACCGAGTTTcaatacatgaaatcatcatatataattgtacatgaaataacaccttgGATAAATAGATGGTTGGTGTCGTGTCTTagccccacatgactaggttgtgcggcccgaaggcgggacctagtaatggctggccgaccacgctagatcaacataagtctataagtacgatgggtatGCTCCTATTGGATTGGATGccagagggatgcctgcactaccataaaaccacatcgattgTTGATCTCCTACAGTCCCTtatgacatgtggtagcactaacatatacatgattgtgatcatatagttacagtaccgtgctttgtgaaagtctaaaccaagccatccgagttctgataacatatagtaaatctaaaataatgatacatagctatttgacaataatatttatcaaaattattttcatgaatttttgtaTATCATCACGTataaaccacgacccttacgccaacatagtaaaacatgaaaaccACGACCTTTACGTCGGCATAGTGTATCATAAAACCCATGGCCCTAGcactggcatatcatataaaaaccatggcccttacgccagcatatcatatcACGTAAAATCACTGCCCTTACGTCGGCATATATTTTgacatacatagtttgaaatctctGTACTATTTCAATaacatactttaaacatagttctcgtatcatttttaatatcttcctgaaaacagtaataacatgctgATTCTGAAgacataatattttgatattacataaaatcatataatttcatactcatgccacacaaaaatgaatATTGTTCTATTCGTAAAATTTGCACAAAATCATATTCTTTGCTGaactgtattaaaatcattttcctgttaacaatagtatttccaaactcagttctataacgTATAtaatttccttaaaaataaaaaactaaatattaataaataatttcatgtaaATACTGACTtattttatccccttacttgacttattgaAAAGCCAACAAATTACTCTAAAATTATACCTGtgtgttccccaactcaacaccctaaaattacatttccccccaacaaaacttcagtataaacccatctaatacatttcctttacctagaaataccaaataccttaataaatattaaaataattaactcacccaaaatttgggatggtgcccaagttggcctaaccaacgaatcactcaagcagatttgcagagaatcttcccaggagcaACGTGGCGGCTTTGAATCCTTGAACCGGTGAAAGATggagccaaaattgaagagagaagaagaaggagtcatagaagagagagagagagagagagagagagagagagagagagagagagagagagagagagagagagagagagagagagggttcaacttactttcctcccaaatcttataactccctttaatggcgctatcttcagaaacaagtgatctcccatatcaaattctATTTTCCTACGAcgagtatcagcgtaactcttttgctggctctgagctgcactgatcctgtctctgatgagccgaactttatcatatgcttacTACACTAGCTCTAGCCCCACcactcacctctcacctatctcatcaaagtatagaggagaacgacacctcctaccataaagtgcatcataaggtgccatgccaatgatGGCCTGAaaattgttattgtatgcaaactttaccagcggcatatactgggtctaaCTACTCCCAACATCCAACATGCACgcccgcagcatatcttctaatatctgaatcaccctcttagTTTGGCcgtccgtctgaggatgaaacaccatgctgaaagataattgagaccccaaagcctcttaAAAGCTCTTCCCaaatcatgacgtgaaacgtgggtctcagtTTGATACTATAGACATTAGCACACCATATGATcgtactatctcctaaatatataatttCATCAGTATGTCTATGGAGTAGTTGaatttaataggaatgaagtgagcggtcttcgtcaatctattaatgaccacccaaatagcattctaaccatgcggtgCCGGTGGCaaacccgtcacaaagtccatagatacatgatcccacttccactctgggacgTAAAGCGACTACAACTAGCCCTTTGACCTCTGGTGCTCATccttacctgctagcacgtcagacactactgTACAAACTCGATAATTTCCCTTTTCATGTCGTTCTACCAGTAAGACTTTCGtggatccctatacattttagtactacctggatgaacggTGTTcaaggacctatgagcctcctctaagatcgtccttctgattaggggtgagcataatttagtgaaaaccgaattaatcaaattaaccggccgaaattggccggttcggttcgggtaaaaaaccCAGTTCGGTTAGAAATCTATAAAATTCCAGTTAATCGATTTCGGTTCAGTTAATGGTAAAAAATATATCGGTTAATCGAATAAttgaattactaattaattagattttaaatatgaTTTATGAATAGGGTTGGGCAGTGACGGCAGTCGGGCTTGGGGATTAAAGTTAGGGCTAGGGTGTTCACAGTGTGAACACTGAACTTCACACTTCACTGAGTGGGAGAAAAGGGATTTGGGAATTAGGGATTAAAGTTAGGGCTAGGGTTTCTCACTTTCTCTGCGCTCTGCCAATCTGGGTCGCAGGCCTGCAGCTCTCCATCGAACCACCTCTCGGAGTCGGCGAATCCTCTCTTTGAGTCTTCGGCAGCTCGGCTCTCTAGGGTCTAGCCTCTCGACCCTCAGCGTCTCAGCCACTAGCTCGCTGTACAAACCCAGTAActcttcctctcctcctcctcctcttcttcttcttctttttcttcttccacttttgttattatatttatctacgttTTTTGGGTCGCATTTATCGACATTTTTTTTGCTCCATTTTTAATTTCTGGTAGAAATCTTCACACTGCTTCGTAATTTTTTGTTCTTGGCTAAACTTTTCATATTTGATGTTTGATTTTCCTTCATATTGTGGTTGGGAAGGAGGCATGATGCTTTGAGTTAACATTTTGGTATGTCCTAATGTTGTATCAAGGTCAAATTTGTTTATTGATATAGGGTTGTTCAAGCACCCAATTGAAATTCAATTACTCTGTGATTGGGTGTATGAGTTTCAGGCATTAAAATTGAATTTGTGGTGATTTGGACCAAATGTAGAATAAAATTGTATTGACTTTCTTTCAGATTTACTAAATTCAGCTTCAGAATATTTAATGGATGCTCCCAAACACCACCTTAGAGCCATGAAAATTAGGTGAAATCTAGAGAAAATGTATCTTGGTTCTTGGTTAGTTTTATTGGAATGCATTGTTTAgtacttgaaaattttaaatcttgaaaGTTCAAAGAGAACATATTCTATTGAAACATTATCAAGTGTCTACTTCCATTTGATTTTGTGGAAAAATGCtgtattgtaattttattttctttcagcCAGAAAAAGTGATGCAAATTTATTCATTAAAATGCTATTCACAACAATTGCATCGATTAAATTTTAGTGGGATGATCAACGCGTGCTCATTGCATGCATTTTTAATAATTGAAACCCAGAACCACATTTTTTAAGCTTTCTGCATATGATTCCCACTtgctaagttatgaatatgaatgcAATAGGTAagcatattgttttattttagttttttccttCAATAAACAAAGCCATGTGTGTTTCTTTAGGTCAATCTACTGTTGATGACATAGTAAGCATGTAAAAGTTTTTAAGGTAAGAATGCTTTATGTTGTGGtcagagtatttttttttttaaattttggatTAGTACTCTTCTATGATGGACTTTacccttctttttttatttattttagataTTAAAGGGAAAATGAGCAATGATTTGCCTATAGAGGTGGAGGTGCCAAACTTGGAGGATGCAATGATGACGCAAGCTAATTCCCAACATCAGCCTTCAAATCTTAGCATGACAAGTGAGAGTGcttgaaacgacctgctaataaaataaaatatttttccctagttttaaattcaatcattaacctaaacaatgGAAGGCCAATCgtataaaataaaaccacacataatacaataccagagtgtcaaacctacccacaatatacaatcatcactaTTTTcccgaaactacccttactgatatcaagggtttacaaaaacatgccacccaaaatactcactcttaaaaaagggtagtacaacagcccctctacctacgagcctgctccgctcgcctagatggttcacttgaaaaaaaataattcaacactgggatgaaccaacgctcagtaagacaaaacatgctattactagggtgtggctattgagctatagtttggtaaaaataatttgatttaagaataatatgaataattgaatccaaaagggctgatattacataacatataataaaaccattaactacataactgAACATGCCAATctatatgaaattacttttcatattaatactactatttctgaaagtttgatagtactcataatatctgagaaatttccctagatggatgtatgtcatgatttaacccctcatgacagggttttgcggcccgaaggcaggacctatcctagctggccgactagggtaagtcaactgaactccgatagtctgatcggccccctctaTCCATATCTGATAGAGAGCTTGTCTCGACGTGGGCACGattgacctcataccacttactatctgagtaaagtggttacactttgaactgaatatctgtaactacggtaccgtgctctgttgtctgatccatcagggtctgatactatataggtaactgatatctgtaatatactatttttactgtggtttctaaaataaccataacccaatagaatttatctgaaattctaaataaattgaCTAAAAATCtaatttctgtataactgaactgctgtaTGAATACCTGTATATTGGggcattatggtactgataaacatgttattatgaaattattgaaaatgcatatttctgagtatactgtacactgaaaaTTGTCATTCAATAAacatgtaaatatcatggtatttctgttaataactataaacatggtgttcacaaattctataaatatagtacttttctgttatcaactcaagccacacaaataaatattaatattatcaagttttggaaattgtaaatatatataatttgaaatataatttgttaaaaacatatagttcgtactgaaatagtaaaagggtttcctagcataacatatttcccttacctgactactagaaagcccctactgaatatcgttcctacacccgcagggtttcccactcaactccctgaaaaccacattcactagaacaaaacatcattatttctctgtTTACTTCATTTCCTATGATTAttggaaagcctaattttgaataaaagaccttaccctgaacctggggagaaattcaactcgatcctaCCAATGATCCACCCAggaaaacttgaagagaactccgcaaGAGCGTCGTCAGATTGTCGATCTGACGTCtgacggggctgaaatcgaagaaaaaAGGGAAAGGAACCATAGGAGAGGGAAAGGAAAGAGAACGACACTGAATTTCTACATTAATCcgaggttttgcactatttatgctacggccttcgtcgacgagccacgtcatctcgttgacgagtctaacaggaaattcatcgacaaactctccccttcatcgatgaaattcagaatcgcccaaaaccttctctcggtattttctcatcgacgaaacatgcccttgtcgacgagaccctcttgtacccttatcaacgaatcccctgtgtttgtcgacgagaccctcttgtacccttatcaacgaatcccctgtgtttgtcgacgaggccattagaaaattccttgggttattatatccaaaatgcaatgttagtctgctgcctccttctgtttctatttccatttccctccctctttattatttaaatatcattattcttcggatcgTTACAGTGCTACTAATCCTCCTACTCAATCTAATCAAAAAATTAGGAAGAGAAAAAGACCAAGATCTGACATTTGGGGTCACTTCACTAAATTTGTGACGAAGTCTGGTGAAATTAAGGGTAAGTgtcattattgtcatattgattattgtgctgatcctaaaaagaatggtacgggcacacttagatatcatatggttagatgtgcacaaaatccacatgttgaagaaacaaaatagacacaattaaattatcaaccaGCCTAAAAAAATGTAGAGGGCTCAGGGGCAACTCTTACAAATTGGAAATTTGACCAAGAGGCAATTCAAAAGGCATTATCTTATATGCTTATTGTTGATGAATTGCCTTTcaaatttgtagagaatatgGGATTCAAACATCTTATGAAAGTTGCATGCCCTCGTTTTCGAATTCCATCTAGATAAACAACTTCTAGGGATTGTTATGACCTTTACATGGAAgagaggttaaagttgaaaaagtttttgaaaacctcCTCTCAAAGGGTTAGTTTCACAACTGATACATGGACTTCTTTACAAAAGGTCAATTATATGTGTTTGACTGCACACTTTATAGATAATGATTGGAAATTGAACAAGAAGATCCTTAACTTTTGTCCAATTTATAGTCATAAAGGTGAAGAGATAGGTATGGTCATTGAGAGGTGTTTGCTTGAATGGGGAGTTGATAATGTGTTTACAATGATTGTAGATAATGCAAGTTCAAATGATGTTGCCATTGCCtacataaaaagaaaagtttcaaattggagAAAAGACATTCTAGGGGGCAAATTCTTACATATGAGATGCATTGCACatataattaacctagttgtgcaAGAAGGTTTGAAAGAAATGGGGGATTCAATTGCTCGTATTAGAGATGCAGTCAGATATGTTAGGCATTCACTTGCTAGGTTGAAAAATTTCAAGCGTTGTGCAGAAGTAGAAAAAGTAGAATACAAAAAGATGTTATGCTTAGATGTTAGCACTCGATGGAATTCTACTTATCTAATGCTAGACACAGCTCAAAGATATGAAATGGCTTGTGAAAGGTTTAGGGATGAAGATCCTTCATTTAGAATTGAGCTTGAGACTAGGGATGGCATACCAAGTAGTTTTGATTGGGAAAAAGTCAGaaaatttgtgatgtttttgGAACACTTCTATGAACTCACTATACGAGTTTCAGGTTCTTTGTATGTTACAAGTAATACATTTTTTGATGAAATTAGTGGGATTGATTGTCTTCTAAAGCAGCGGGAAAATAGTGATGACCTAAAGTTGAGtttaatgagcatgaaaatgaaggataaatacaacaagtactgGGGAAACATTGACAAAATGAATATGTTGATCTTTGTTGCATCTATTCTTGATCCTAGATGTAAGTTGGGATTTGTGCAATATGCTCTTTCTACTATGTATGAAGGTGACAAGGGTTTTTTGGTGGGTCAAATGGTTCAGGATACAACATTTGAATTGTTTGCTGAGTATAAAAAGTTATCACAATttaaaaatgaagaatcaaacaCAAGTGAAACTTCAAGCTCCACTTGCTCCACTGGTCAAGGTGAAGCAGCagaacgaaagttcaaagttttgtATTAAAAGTACAAGACTCAAATTGGAGGTGGAGATAATAAATCAGAGTTGGATAGGAATTTGGGGGAGAATTGTGAAAAGGACATGGAGGgctttgatattttggagtggtggAGGTTAAATAGTCAAAGGTTTCCTGTCCTTTCACATATGGTTCATGATGTTTTAGCAGTACCCATCTCTATAGTTGCTTCAAAGTCTGCTTTTAGAATAGGGGGGGCGTGTTCTCGATGCCTTTACGAGTTCTTTGACTCCTAAAATTGTTCAAGCTCTTATCTATACACAAGATTGGATGCGGGGTTCATATACTCCAATTAAGGTTGAAGAAGACATAGATGACCTTCAAAATCTAGAAAaagataatattatatttatatattgtcaaaaattttcattttttctttgaatgattaattattacaacttacATGTGCTTCTATGCAATTTTTTAGAGTTTTCAAAGGTTGCATTGGAGTCCACAATAGGTGAATAAGCCaaacaaagaaagacaaagggttagtttcatactttcatattgagattatgctttagtgttttttcaaataaattacatgctatcaattatcattattttggttTGTTGCAGACTTGCAAGTGAAATAGGCGCAGAGAAATTGTAGTTTGTATTTTGTAATGTAAGAAGCTGAAGAGTGAGAGTTTCTAATATAAGAAGCCATGAAATTGTAATTGTCACTTATCAACTGATGTATGAAGCATTGAAGCCctagtttttattttaatttttcagaaacaatttatatttcatctttgttttttatttttattttgcacaaACTGTTTACATTggtctataatataatattatgaacTCAAATCCAAGTAGATACCGCACACCtttaaatttcatgtttggtttgtgattatattttttttagaaagattttctagattgttttggtatgtagatgattttatttttacattgattAGATTTTATATAAACAGGGTTCTATACTTCTATTTTTACATTGATTAGATTTTATCTAAGTAGGGATAAGACACCTAACTAGCTAGTTGTGAACCTCTAATGATGTCATTAGAGATTTTTTTTCCTTCAAAATTAAGAGTTTCTTAATTAAGCTGACGGTAGGTAACCCTACCCCCAATTCACTCcaccccacttttttttttttttttttctattgaacTTTGGGATTGTCTTGCTTAATTTGCCTTTAGTAGAAACTAAACTTGTGCTTATACTCGTCATTTGGTTTGGCAATTTTATGAACACTAGTTATGCTTTTTGTGAACAACCCTATTTTGCTTATGTAAGTGCATTAAGGAATTTAATTAAGCTTGCTCATActcgtcattattattattattattattattattattattattattattattattattattttgtcatcgtttttcttgttttgggttctttgttctatgctaaaatattatttttattaataaaattaataaataaggtatttaattaaactgtatttggtttttttttttaaattataacaattaattttaaataatttcgattaaaattggttaaccgaattactcgAATGGGTAATTCAGTCAGGTTTGGTTCGGTGTCCTCCgccaattcggtcggttcggttaatgttactatttaaccaaatttttcagttaattcgattaattacccgaatttggtcgaaccgaccatttgctcacccctacttctGATGTCCatatctgtaggcacacacaacctagaacagaacctcaaggccccattatcagaaatactaaattcatctccttgtccgtcctgcaccttagctatcaaCTCTGCTAATTCAGCGTCATCTCTCTAagctgtcttaatcctttcctgtagagtaggctacaCTACCAGACtgacaataaatgcctgaggatcactctctacaaattctacaccaagtctctccagatccatctgggtctgatgctgaacctccatagctgccagtgctggtcctagtaatttcctgctcagagcatcagctatcatatttgctttccttgggtgataactaatagtgcagtcataatttttaataagtttcaaccaccttctctgtcatatgttcagctccttttgagtgaaaaagtactttaaacttttgtgatcggagaacatctcacatctctcaccgtacaagtaatgcctccaaatctttaatgcgtgtaccactgtagccaattccagatggtgggtagggtagttcttttcatactctttcaactttcgggaggcataagctacaactctactatgctgcattaatacacatctgagccctttcaaagacgcgttaCTGTAAAGAACATAACCATCACCCTCTGACGAAATGATCAACactagtgcagtgacaagcctctgtttcagttcctggaagctctggctacaatcctcatcccattcaaaGCTAACATTCTTTCTGGTCAGACGCATGAGAGGCCCTGATGAAGCTAAAAACCCCTCTACAAATTAACAGTAATAACCCGCCAATCCTATGAAACACCTAATTTCCTGAACATTTTTCGGCTCGAGCCAATTCaatactgcctcaatcttgctcggatccactgaaatatcatcccttgaaataacatgccccagaaacgacACTTTtgctagccaaaattcacatttactaaacttaacatacaacttcttttcccagagcatctgaagtaccagccgtaggtgcatctcatgctccttaaaactctttgagtaaaccagtatatcatcaatgaaaactatgATGAACTGATCTAAATaatggtgaaaaactctatttatTAAGCCTAtgaacactgcaggagcattcgtcagaccaaatgacataactagaaattcataatgtccatacttagtcctaaaagctgtcttcaagacatcttctgcttttactttcacttgatggtagccaaatctgaggtcaatcttggaata
This genomic stretch from Malania oleifera isolate guangnan ecotype guangnan chromosome 3, ASM2987363v1, whole genome shotgun sequence harbors:
- the LOC131151282 gene encoding zinc finger BED domain-containing protein RICESLEEPER 2-like; translated protein: MVIERCLLEWGVDNVFTMIVDNASSNDVAIAYIKRKVSNWRKDILGGKFLHMRCIAHIINLVVQEGLKEMGDSIARIRDAVRYVRHSLARLKNFKRCAEVEKVEYKKMLCLDVSTRWNSTYLMLDTAQRYEMACERFRDEDPSFRIELETRDGIPSSFDWEKVRKFVMFLEHFYELTIRVSGSLYVTSNTFFDEISGIDCLLKQRENSDDLKLSLMSMKMKDKYNKYWGNIDKMNMLIFVASILDPRCKLGFVQYALSTMYEGDKGFLVGQMVQDTTFELFAEYKKLSQFKNEESNTSETSSSTCSTGQGEAAERKFKVLY